One genomic segment of Desulfomicrobium sp. ZS1 includes these proteins:
- the rsmA gene encoding 16S rRNA (adenine(1518)-N(6)/adenine(1519)-N(6))-dimethyltransferase RsmA, which translates to MDRSSFFAPKRSLGQNFLSDPNICRRIVASLELAPGDPVLEIGPGRGALTRVLAGHDGPVMALEKDSELVSWIKAEFPAVGVVHADGLDFCWEGTRRLPGLSLIGNLPYNVASPMIWEMVSRCRSFRSMLFMVQKEVALRLTAKEGSRTYGALSAWVGNFVRGEYVFTVPPHVFRPQPKVDSAIVRFLPRPDPAWEDAAALSWTVKILFQQRRKQLGTILKAHWSAAVEAWCGELGVDRRVRPEELSPDALRSLARVLDPKNGAAKSAKCPPEQGLP; encoded by the coding sequence GTGGATAGATCCTCCTTTTTCGCTCCCAAGCGCTCTCTGGGGCAGAATTTTCTGTCTGATCCCAATATCTGCAGGCGTATCGTCGCCAGCCTTGAGCTTGCGCCGGGAGACCCGGTGCTTGAGATCGGCCCCGGTCGCGGCGCGTTGACCCGCGTTCTGGCCGGGCACGACGGTCCGGTCATGGCGCTTGAAAAGGATTCCGAGCTGGTGAGCTGGATCAAGGCGGAGTTTCCTGCGGTTGGCGTGGTCCATGCCGACGGGCTGGATTTTTGCTGGGAGGGAACGCGGCGTCTGCCCGGCCTGTCCCTGATCGGCAACCTGCCCTACAACGTGGCCTCGCCCATGATCTGGGAGATGGTCAGCCGCTGCCGCTCTTTTAGGAGCATGCTCTTCATGGTCCAGAAAGAGGTGGCCCTACGCCTGACGGCCAAGGAGGGGAGCAGGACCTATGGCGCGCTCTCGGCCTGGGTCGGGAATTTCGTGCGTGGCGAATACGTGTTCACGGTTCCGCCGCATGTCTTTCGTCCGCAACCCAAGGTCGACTCGGCCATTGTGCGCTTTTTGCCCCGGCCCGATCCGGCCTGGGAGGATGCCGCAGCCCTGTCCTGGACGGTGAAGATCCTTTTTCAGCAACGTCGCAAACAGCTGGGTACGATCCTCAAGGCCCACTGGTCTGCAGCGGTGGAGGCGTGGTGCGGGGAACTGGGAGTGGATAGGCGCGTCCGGCCCGAAGAATTGAGTCCGGATGCGTTGCGATCCTTGGCCCGGGTTCTCGACCCGAAAAATGGGGCGGCAAAAAGCGCGAAATGCCCGCCAGAGCAGGGTTTACC